The Anopheles maculipalpis chromosome 3RL, idAnoMacuDA_375_x, whole genome shotgun sequence genomic sequence CTATCTGAGTCAGAGTAATCAAGTTGCtgtcaacacacaaaaaaaaaactataaactacaaaaacaaaaaaaggaaaccattgTTCTAACCGTTCTAACTAAATAACTGCTGTGTGTACACACGTTAAACCCGATACAaagacaaaagcaaaagaaaaaaaactgttgatATTAATAACTGTTTCCTCACCAATAGCATCATCTTGAAGCTTATCACAAAGtcggaagaaaaggaaaaactaccTATATAATCTACCAAACAActataaaaattcataaagaatcgatcaaaaagaagaaactcaAAGCAAACCCGTTTGTTATCATTACAAACGGTTTGTAGAGCATTATGTCCATATTTTACAAATGCAGAAAAACCATACGCATTCAACTAACATACAAATAGAACTTGATCATcgtacatacacaaaaaaaagcaaacaaacaaaaaaatcaagaatcaAACCTAAATAGTCAGCAAATGTTACCCGCGACAGAAGATACAAAACGGACAAACAAACCGAGATGTAATTAATCGCCTtgtaattgtaaaaaaataagcacACCTACAAATTACCCAAACTCGTACTCCCATGTATGCAAtagttgaattttaaaaacagctACAACAGCAACGCTTTTGTCGTATTATCCCACTCTTAGATGCTgtggcagaagaaaaatggcCGAATGAATCCGTCTATTTACAAAAGCAAAGAACAAACTAGAGCAAAACACAATAGCGCATAAtgttagcaaaacaaacgcactctctctctctctctctcgctttctctcctCATTCTCTCGAGACGGATTAAAGAACGgaaaattagaagaaaaaaaactagtgaaaaaaGCGAATAATCCAAGAAAGATGAAACGACGTTGCGTGGCGATATAGGATGCCAAAGCGAAAAAGGGCGTCATGGTGGACGAGCAAAACCCCTCGGAAATCTAACGGTAAAACCTGGCAAACCAACACAGCGGTACAAtacaaaagatttttatttcgtttttcccTTTAGAGATAGGTGTAAATAGTAGCttatatgattttttgtttaaatgtgtGTTAAGCAGGGCATTCTTACATTCCATCCTTTTGTACTGCTACCGGTGCGCATCACTatcatctgttttttttgtgtttttgtcccgtttttttttcttctaaataagttttcctttttctatgCTGCTCTGTTTCTGCACTCTACACTTACTACTGCGTCTATAATATATATTATTTGCCTATTGTTAAactgttttatctttttctttattttctgttccttttctcttcttcttacTATCTTTCCGCTTTCTGGTTTGTCGGTTTCTGGactttactgttttttttctttctctactTTTTTAGTACTGTTAGACTCTATTGTTCACTGTTTCTGTTCACTGTTTCATTATTGTCTCCTTGCGTTTTTAGAATCTCCGTCTCACTGCTATTAGTTGTACCATCTGCCCTGTCGAACTATATGCTTTATTCTACTATTTATTCTACTCTTATTTGTCTtatcttttttgttataatttcTTCTCTGTCTTTTTCTGATttggtttctttctttaaccattctttttgtttcaatttcctttcctttcattCTAATTACAACCACCTATATCAAGCTAGCTTTCAAATGTGTGTTGCTAGGAAAGAAAAGGGTCCCGTAAGCTAGTAAATCaccaaacaatgaaacaaaccATCAAAAACGAATATCGAATGTGTTCCAAATGCAACATGCAACAGTTGATCACTACCCAACAAATGTTCAATGTTAGTAGTACACACTAAATCTCACTCACACATCATGTGCTCAATATGGCTTTGGCGAATGGAGGAAGAAACCCCGATACCAAACGTTACCATACCAGAGTTTGGCTATGCGGTTTTTTGCCttgaaaatggaaggaaaacataCATGCAGTCTAGCTACACTAGTACACGTTGGCGGTTGATCACTGTAGGAGCTCCTTCGGATCGATGTTTTAGCTTTTAGTGAGCGAGGATCAAGCCACTCCCGGTCATCCGTTCGGGAAGGGGCAAAGAGTAGACTAAACGATATATTTTTCGATGTTAACTTTTATGTCCTATATATTTAGCTATCGGATTGCAAGTGATGAAgaattacaacaacaaaaacacgcacacatacacgtacacatgcaaaacaaaaacactacaTAAATACTAAATGAAATGCCTTTTCAAAGTACAAACGTGTTGGTATTGGAGGGTGCTGCGAGAAGTACTTTTTCAACATCGTTCAGCAACATGGTGAGGATAAAAAACGGTTCGATGGCTCCAAGAGTGCGTAGGTTAGTGGTAACATACATTTGCTGGACGGTTTTTGAATTTCAGTTTGCCTAATGTGTGCGTATGGGTGTGCTCGGGAGAGTGTATTTAATGTAACATAATGTTAATCTTTCTCGAGCAGTTGTGTAAATATCATTTGAGGGTTGTGGGGACAGAGAAAGAGTGTTTGCATTGAAAGAAAACGTTTTCTCGTGTTACCTTTTTGAAGTAGTAGATGCCACTAGtggaaaaaaagagcaaggaaacagaagaaaacacacactcaaacatacaaaagaaaagtagtgaaaagaaaacactttaaaatcgctcatataaaaatgaaaatcacaaagtaatacaaattttcaaaataatgattttgggaagaaaaaaacaactcaaCACACATTTGAAAGCTAATACGTAAAGTCCTTTTAAAATAACGCTTTGGCACTCTGTTGCGataaaagatacaaaaacgagcaaaacaatagaaaaatgCCTCTTCAATCTAAGAAAGCTGTGAcatgtaaaattaaaatgagtGATGAAATGAGTTGGAATGGTGGTAGGAGGGCAAAGGGCACACAACCAATACAACCGTCGTACGCCTGTGTTGAACGAAATGCTGTGACAGATTATAAGTGAAACGTTTGCTTGTGTTAGTTTTGCTTCTTCCTGGCATGGGGCAtgacatccttttttttcctcaagcTCAAGGGAATGTAAATCGAATGTCGATTATACCGCGCGCACGGTGTGCGAGTGTATAGTAGGCCTTGGAGAAGCAGTAGTACATTGCCTAGTGGAAGTAACCGAACCTCGCGGCAGGATTCGATTAGGCGCCGGTAGGCACAATACGTAGCTCTAGTTGTTAAGTGTGTAGGCCGGATTGACCGTTTTGTACGAAGTAAACATTCCATTAAAGCATCAGCGAAACAAGTCAAGTAATGGAAAAACGCACCGgaatcaaacaacaacacacccaACAAAATGTAAGCAAAAAACCGTGGAAATATTATTAGATTGAAAATCATAATTTGCCACAGTGATATACATATTAGGTAGATTGTGTAGGAAGAGGTACTAGGAATGTTAGTGGACGCGTTGAGAGTCCTTTTGGGTGTGGAATTCTAAGGTGGAAAGAAGGCAGTACCGCCACACACATCTATGTTATACTTAATTCGCTTCCTTTCATTACtattttctattaaattaGTAAACGTTTCTTTGGGTGTTTaaatcacacgcacacgagtTAAAGAGTATGAGAATGTCCTTTTTAATGGTAAATTGCTTTAtggcacatacatacatttgAACTAATACAACACCTCGTGGATCGTTCTTGGATCATTCGTACCGTTTCAATCTCACTatagcagagagagagagagatagagagatatatagagaaagagagagtgtgtttgtgtgtgtgagtatatGTTGATGTGCGTAGACGTTAGGATAGGATGTGAAATTTAATCTatacaaaaagaagcaaaaaaagaaaaccaaacaaagctGCACAACTAACACAATATCTGGTTTCCATTGACTTTAATCACACCGAAGAAGAGAACAAtttaagaagcaaacaaaaacaactagcaaacaaaaggaaacaacacaaaaacgtaGAAACTCATCACGAAAttacaaagcaaacaagaaaaaacacatgaagaaaataagaatagacataacaaaacaaattacgtGTGTAGCGTGTGTATAAATTAAGTGTAAAAGCGTGCAACCTCCCCCCCCTTACACTACAGCATACATCACAGATAAGagaggcaagaagaaaaacaaacaaattcttGTTGTAAATAGAGGGCACGATATtaagcgaaagagaaaaagaaaaacgaaaaaagaagtcTCGCAGCAAAAGTGAAACCAATCGCAAGCaagtggttgaatgaaacaaaaaacaaagaagaaaaaacaaacaaacaaacaaaaagaaatgggGTACCTTACCTTAATGTGTTTTACAGAAGGAATGTCTTCTGTCTAGTTTACGTTACacgattattttgtttttgtccgtCTCTCTTGTGTCTGTCCTTTCTTTATCTTCTGAGCTGCTAAGTGTTTAAGAAAATTTAGAATATATAAGTTTAGTTTACACTTACTTACCCTTtcttattttctgttttttccttttatatactatttctctctcttctgTTGCTCTactctattttttttctttatttttctttctttaactTTACTCTATCCTCTCCCAGCATAACCTACTTAATAGcgtcggttttgttttaatcgtTACTACTACGTTACTACaactactattattattattattatattattattgtttctttctaTCTCCTTCCGTTTGTTTTATATGTTGTATTAAAGTCGTTAGAGTAATAaatgtaataataaataaaaatgaaacacaaaaaaacaacaaacaaacaaactattaaacaaaacaaaaaccattttgTGTTAGTGTAGATGGGTGATTggggagagagggagggggATGGGAGGGGAACGTGGAAATGAGGGAAGTTTTAAGGAAAAGATTGTTAAAGATGTTGAAAGAATGTACCTTTGGTTAGAGTtagaaacagaaaacgatgaaaagttaaaaacaaaagaaaaaaacaaagatggATAATAAAATAGCTTTATGGTTTTGTGGCAGTGTGTGGAGACGAAGTTGTGACATTATAATgaggcagacatttgaaaggaAAAGAGAACAATTTACAAAACTATACAGAAAACTTACTTATATacttatatatatatatatagaagAGCCGATgttataaaaagaaacaaacaaacatagaaCAACTAGAAAACATTTCCTGTAAGGAGatgatgtgtttaaaaaacaaaatggggaagaaaaaaccgaTTGCAAATCCGTCACAAATGAATTGTAGCAGAAAGAAACTTGAAGCAAACGAAAGgagcaagaaagagaaagtgCAAACATGATTACCAATTACTTTCAAAAAGTACATCATCCTAGGGTAGTAGAAGGAGGAGGACCCCGGAATGGAAGGGATGCAAGTTTGAGACTAAGTGGGTCTTAGTGGGATGTGATCGTGCGGGTTGTTATGTGCGGGGTagtgatgttgatgatgatgatgatgatgatgatgcttttaaaaagaagaaaaaactcgaACGCGCTACACTACAACAAACCCGTCAACCGTCACAAACTCTGTACATTGTTTCAGTTCTTGTAAGATTTTTCGTTTCCGTGtttttacttcgttttttcGAGTTTAAGAAGCTAACTGTTAAGTTTTTTGTGGTAATGTTGGCAGagtatatatatacatacatgtATGATTATAGTGTAACAAATCAGATGTAGAAATCATGTGAAGATgagaaatatatatatattagtTGTTAAGCTGGatgaaacacatacacatgatacaaaaaaagtcACAGGATAATATATATgttcatccaaaaaaaaaatcacaaaacataTGCAAAACAACGTAAGTTTGGTTCGAATGAAGGAAAACTACGaaagacgaaacaaaaaacgaaaaacaaatactaaaatggaaaacacttCACCTTGCGCTgttggatgatgatgggtgtGAAGATTTATGCAACCTTCTCCCcacaaaggaaagaaaattaagtgGAAAACCACACCTCTGTTTCTTGACTACGGGACTACgagaaaaaagagggaaaaactaacggaaaaaagtgaacaaaaagaaaaaaacatcagaTCGTCCAAAAGAAGAGTGTATAGTTGTATAGAtgcgaaaagaaggaaagaaaaagtgcaacacacaacacagaaaACGACACGAAACCACATACCCAAATATACACAACAGAAGAGATACCATCAAAAtagttatttttaattcatgtatttaaaatacaaaacgaaacaaaaccaaccagaGAAAAGTGGGAATAacgatgaaaaattaaataataaaatgtgtaTCTTTATCTCTACCCGTTTAAATCAATTAATATCACatcaaataaatacataaaaaatttaatcctAATCAGGTTGCTTTGGGGCTGCCTCCCCTGCAAGCTAAAAAAGTTGCTCGCCAATCGGTAcgaaaatccttcaaaaagtACCAGATCCAGCAAATTGGATACCAGAGCAGCATCCAAAATAGGAGGTTTCTACGAGCGACCGAGAGGAAAGATATGTCCGGCTCTTTCTATACCATGTTATCTATGGATTACGCTAGGAGATCACCCATACTAGGATCAAAGATCGTTTAGCACTCGCTCTTACCGCGTCGTGTAGTAGCAtagtgcgaaagagagagagacatgATTGCAATGTATCCTCCTCGATGCATGCTCTCTTGGTATCCGAATCGCTAATCCtgaaatttttctttcccggaCATCGATCGAAGCAAAAATCCTTCGAAAATCACCAACTCCAGCAAATCGGATACCAGGGTAGCATCCAACGAAGAGTTCACCTCTATCCCTATTGGCTGTTCCGTTGGTTAAAATAGCTGTCTCTTTTCCTCTTGTACTCATGGTGAGCTCTTCTCTTTCCCGCTACTAGGATCAGGATCATATACTAACCCAAGCGAACGGTTCGTTAGCGATCGTTGCAGGGGTTTCCACGATATCATTAGCAAGTTCGTCGAGGTATTAATTTTTTCAGTTAATTATATTATTGATTCCATCTACGAGATGTTACATTGCGCGAATTTTGCTGCTGGATTATTCCGCAAGATTGTAGAATAATACCTTTGCCATTTTATTATCCATAATTATAGGCAACTGTTCGGGTTGTCCAGATATTTTACAGCACtggttgtttgtattttacatttacaatTCCTCTACAATGTAATTCCAAACAGGCTAACGACAAAAACCGGGCAATTTAGCAACTTCTCGCAGATTAAAGTAATAACATACCTGAATAAATCCGTCTCTCGATAAActtgtttattttatccttGGAGCCCTGCAGGAAAGTATAGGTAACGGGTGAAAAAGGGACAGCTATGCTATCTGTCTATCTGTGTGTTACTCTATTCCCAAGTGCATATTGGAATACGGTGTATGAAAAAGGAACAGGCTATATGCGAGAAAAGTACAATGAACATAAGATTAGTGATGCCtgctgatttggatgctctcctcgTAGCAGGCACTGAAACTGGTATCAAATTGCAGAACGAATTTTGCTTCCGTTCTCCGTTTAACTGGGAGGAGAGGCTGTCATCCTCCTGGTCCTCCCTTCGTTACGAGAATTTGGGCGGGTGTCGCCAAATATCATTTATATTTGACCAATACGCTTgtagcatttgtttttatttaaaatcattctCTTTCTTATCTGCCCTCGCTTTCCCATACCAAAAATGCACATGCTTATGCATCTTGTTGCGAAATCTTCTCGTGCTGCTTTCTAGGCTGAAAAACCACATTGTAAGGCTTCGCCGAGAGCGTTATTCCTGGCTTAAGTATCAACGATGGTGCCATATCCGTGTCTTCCCCATCATCGTTCGGTTTAACCAAACAGAACCGCTTCATTACACCCACAAAGAACGTAAACAGACAGGAACGGGCTAACGTTTCACCGAGACATCTACGCTTACCCTGCCCAAACGCTAACACACGCTCCGTGTGGACGAGTTGCCGCTCCTCGTTAAGGAATCGTTCCGGACGGAACGATTCCGGATCACCCCAATGCTTCGGATCCATGTGTACGTTGCGTAATCCCATAAGAACGGTCGTATCTTTCGGTACTCGATAGCCTCCAAGCGTACAATCGGTGATGGCGCGCCTCGGCCCGTTCAACGGAATAATACTAAAGAAACGATGCACTTCCAGAAGGAACGCTTCCACATACGGGAGCTTAAGACGATCCTCATAATGGGGCATCGCATCGATGGTCAGCTGTGCATCGATTTCTTCGTGCACCTTTTCCTGCACATCCGGGCGCATAAGCATCATCATGAAGGCAAGATCCAGCGTAGTGCTTGTTGTTTGCCCACCGGCGATAAAGATGTCCAGTATGATCATCGTCAGCTGCACGTCGGTGAAGTTCGTGTTGGATGTGTCCTTGCGATCACGCATTTCCTTAATGTAAGCGTAGATAAGATCGTCCACTATTTTATCCTCCGTGAAGTTTTCGTGATGCTGCTCGATCGTTGGCGTGAAGAATTCGGTCAGCTGTTTGTTGAAGCGTCGCACCAGATTGTATCCACTCCATTCGGGTGCGACGAAACGAAGCCATGGCAGTTGGTTCAGAGTACCACCGGACATGTCGAAGGCTTTCGATCGTTCCTGGAGCAGCTGAAGCAGGCGTTGCAAACGGTCATCTTCTCGCGGTACACGGGAACCCGTTACGATCGTCCACAGCACATTGATGACGCTGATCGCGAGGATTGATCCAGGCCAGATAGGTTGCTCCATACGATTTCCAAGCACTTCCAGCAGTTCGTTCAGTTCGGTTTGAATTTGGGCGTGCATTGCCTGCCGACCATAGCCGACGTGGCGCAGGTGTCGAGTAACGAAGCTTCGCTGCTCATTCCAGAATGTGCCATCCGTACAAGTGATGCCCAATCTATCCGAAACGAAAAAGGTACAATTAATACTTATAATCTTCAAAAAACATACTAAGGTTAAATACCTTGTTCCCAATGTACGCAGTCGAATGAAGAAATTGTCCGGACGGCCTTGGAACGCTTCATTGCACAGAATTTCCTTCACCGCGTCGTATTCCAATCCAACCACCACACGTTCCTGGCCAAGCTTAAGCCCAATCACGCTGCTTCGATACGATTCCGACAGTTTATCGCAAACGTTCGCTAACAATCCACCATTTTTGGCTGCCAGCTTTCGTACCAGTGGAGTGTTCCCGACGATCGGTAGCCATCGGGGTCCTgttgaatgaagaaaaaaggaatatcGCATTATTAGAACATACTacacaaaaaagaggaacaCTTTATCAAGACAATCTTACCCGGAGGATAGTTCGCAGGACGCCATAGTTCCTTCACAAGGAAAACTACCAGCAAGATCAATGCCAGTGCTGCCAGCGTTAGTGTGATCATTTTGTTCAACTCTTTTCTTACTTCGGAAATGTGTTGGAAGAACTGGTTTGAGCTCGGGATCAACTCGATGTGTGATGCAAAGGTAAGAACTCGCGAGCTTTTAAATATAACCACTATCTTTGTTCAACCATACACTTTGTTTATAGTTCGTGTGCAGCTAAGGTTCGATGTCCGCTTGCTGGAAGACGCGTGCAGGCTACTTGTGGCACGCGATGTGCTAGCTTCCCTGTTCGTTCTGTTGTTTCACATTCTCCCGCGCTTTGCTCTGCACGATGAGGCTTTCGAATCACGCGGACACGGAATCTTTATGTCTATCTATGGTTTTAACATGCAAAGAACGATTGCACCAGATCTCGCTAACAGGTTGTATGTGTCCCTAACGCTACGCCTAAAGCGTATAAAAATTctatagaaaaaataaacttaaagcAATAATATCATCCCCATATTGGCACATTTTTTCTACCGAATCCGAAACTGCCCTTTATCTTTAGCTAGTCTAGTTTGAAAGCCTTTTTTTCGATGTGCGTCTTTAGATGGTCCATTAGACCGGTCTGGCAGTAGAAGGCTTGGAAGCACACATGACAAATATACGGTCGTTCTCCTACAAAAATaggaaagaagaggaaaataaTGCTTTATTAAGATCCTGGTATAGTTAATCGCTTGAACAAACCTACCCGTATGCACCCGTATGTGCCGCTGCAGATGATGCACATCGACGAAACTTTTCGAACAGTGATCACACGTCAGAGGTCGCTCATCCGAGTGCAACCGTGCATGATTCCTCAGATTGGAGGTACTGTTAAACCGTTTCCCACACTTATCACACACGTACGGCTTCTCACCCGTATGCACCCGCAAATGTTTCTTCAGATTACACTCCTGGTTGAAGCTTTTCGGGCACAAACTGCACTGAAACAAACCCTGCGGCCCATGTACTCGCATGTGGGACTTCAGATGTGCCTCACAGTAAAATTCCTTCTTACATTGCCCACAAGCGTACGGTTTTTCGCCCAAATGTTTCCTGATGTGGTACTTTAGATTATTTGCCTGTACGAACGTTCGATCACAGTGTGGACAGGGATGCTGCGACTCGATCCGGTGCAGGCGCATATGTTCACGCATATACTGCACCTGTTTGCCGCACACTTCGCACTGCTTCGGTGATTCGGGACGTTTCggttttttcgctttcgctgctcCCTGATTACGCTTGGGTCGTCCccgttttttggtttcttcttcAGAAAGGCTTGCGTGGTCTGTTTCTTCCTCTGGTGCTGATTCATGCCCATTCTCGAACTCATTCTCCTCGCC encodes the following:
- the LOC126562171 gene encoding zinc finger protein 37-like; translation: MDTDNEPDIDCPFVKKEKSCKICGEHEGPMESIFCNADDTALLNKIYKCTRVEVTPVCGLISPICEYCHRRIDEYDENAQPKVVEFVIKTELEPEPLDYDPLNVGNLVDPMAIDVKSEEDSEAGSDYAERHIKRRGRRRVVKSPPRSRTIRRSGRARLNVVFKKAQRSTSKSSEKRSSFDDRSSNDNGEEEDVALSQHSVELQRSSRSRISSLEEEKSKSSDFESDLGEENEFENGHESAPEEETDHASLSEEETKKRGRPKRNQGAAKAKKPKRPESPKQCEVCGKQVQYMREHMRLHRIESQHPCPHCDRTFVQANNLKYHIRKHLGEKPYACGQCKKEFYCEAHLKSHMRVHGPQGLFQCSLCPKSFNQECNLKKHLRVHTGEKPYVCDKCGKRFNSTSNLRNHARLHSDERPLTCDHCSKSFVDVHHLQRHIRVHTGERPYICHVCFQAFYCQTGLMDHLKTHIEKKAFKLD